AATCTACGGACCATTATTACGCAGGATTAAGGGCGAAGAATCGTCCTGTAGGACCTAAAGTCTGGCTAAAATCCTTAATCCAAATGAACCCCCTGATCCGACTCTACTGTATTCCTTTGAAAAGTAACGGATGACCAAACTGACCGTTTGCGGGATAAACGGTGGTACAGCATCCCGCTTCGGTCGTTACTAGAAATTTCGATATTGCGAACCTTTACGAACAAGTACTCGAAACGTATCGGGACACAGTCGCGAAATAATATAGACCTCCGCGACGGTTATGTAGCCCTGTCTTCGGTAAAAGAGAGGTAGAAAAACGGAAGCGAACCGAGGCCAGATCGTAAGGAATTTTACGCGCGTCTATATAACCGAGCTTTATCGTTCCCGGACCTATGGTCGCTCGACCGAGCCGTTAAGATCTAAATAAGAGCGTCCTTGCAGGAGTCTTGACAACTCCCCGGGTGGTACGTTTTACCTTCGAACGTTTCTCTCTTTTCAAAGTTGCTACGCCCGAACGTAAAACGAAGCGGGTCGGTTAAGTATTTTCAATAATACATCGGTTTTCCCTCTCCGCGCGTAACGATCGAAGCGGCGAGAATCGCTCGCGGAGAGAAACGCGTATTTCTTCTTGTCGCGAATTCTCGTCGCGTATTCTCGTCGCGTATTCTCGTCGCGTTCAGCTTTCGTAACACCTTTCGCGAGGATTTCCTTCGAAAGAGCATCTGTTCCTTTCTTCACCGCTTCATAAAGTTTAAGGAAAAGCTCGAAAGCTAACGGCGTTTACGAGTTCGTCGACCTTTGTCCCGACTCCTTACCGCTCGTTTCCTCGTCTTGATTATTTCGGGTCGTTGGGAAGCCCGCGCGTGCTGCTGTCCCCGgctgatttttatatttatttgtaccgGCCGCGACCGCTATTATTGAATTCCGATAATCCGCGGCGCCGGCATCGTAATCCTCTTGGCGTTTCCTACCCTCCTTCTACCCCGACGATACGCCACGATTTATACCTTCCAAGCTTTTCTTCACCCTTTTTTCCGCCCTTAGCCGTTTAACCGTGGCGAGAAAATTGTCCGCAAGGCGAGAGCGACCTTCCTGATTCATCCTCCTCCCTCTACAATTCGATATCGTTACACGGAAATCTTTTAACGCGATCGACTCCGTGTTTTTCATTTTCGAGAAGGATAGTGACGAAAATACGAGTGTTTCGGGTCATTCGGAAAATCGATCCGGGGGACGTTGTTGCTCGCTTAACTCGGGAAATAGTCTCTGTCGACGAATTCGACGAAGACAGCGATACGAAACGAATCGAACACTTCTTCCTCTTCATCGGCCCTCTAATCGAACTTGGTAAAAAAAAGTTGAACCGCTTCGGCCACGGATCGATTTCCAGTTGCAACGAAACTGTTGGAAAAGTTGCCAGACCAATCCAATTTATTTATTCGGCCCGTTGAAACATGAGCCgtcctttttctttttccttcgtCGTGTCCATGGTTGGATGGATGGATAGATGGATGGACAGTCCGGACGCGTTCAACGTTCTCGAAACGTTCTCCTCCAGGAACGAACCTTTTCGACCAAAGGAACCTTTTTCTTTGTCTTCGCAAAGCTTCTTCCCTCTAGCCCCAGCGTGCTTCTTTTTCCTCCCTCTAACGTCCACGACTTTTTCCGCTGGTTCTAACCGTTCTCGAACGGATATTTGCCCTTCGACGAGAACTTGTTCGCAGTCTGGATAGATACGTCCGTCGAATTTTCTCCGATCGAATGGACCTCGAGTATCCTGGGACACGATGGAGATCCTTCGTCGTCCTTGCCCGTTGCCCTTGACACGATGGCAACGGGTAAATTCAAGTTAGGCCGCCCGAGCGTGATTAAAAATACATAGGACCGTGAGCGAAGAGATCGTGCGAATAGATTTTTAATCGAGTAGGATTGAAAGGACGGGAAGAGCAGAAGAGTAGCGATGGCTGTTGCAGGAATATCTAAGGAGCTGTAATAGAGGCTGATGGGAATCAAGTTTTCAAAGATAAGATCTTCGGATGTAATAAGAGATAGAGCAATTGCCTTCGCTGTCGGATCTCTCGAACGCACGAAAATCTGATAGGCCGTTTCGGGATTACTTATTTGAAAATGGAAGCCGATTATTTTACAACGGGCTTATTACTTACGCGCTAAATGCTTGTACGTTCTATTTTGAAGCGAtaggtagaaagaaaaaaaaaatcctgTTATCTTTCACCTTTCATTACAGTTCGACCTTAACCCCTGTCTACAGCGTTTGTTCGTTATTTAGTCACCAACCCCTATTCTTCTCGTTTCTCCTTCCTTCGTCATTAAGGACGTGACATTTCTAGCGTTTCTCGCTGCTGCTTTCTTTTCCTATAGATCTTTTTATAAAACGTCTTTTTGCATACGTTTCTTCGAGAATTTTCGGCGAGAAGTTCCAGCAATTTACCTTGCTCTTGTTTTCTTTTTGTCGCAGATGGAAGACGAGGGTAATCACGGCAACGACGACACCAGATGCTTCATCCTGTCGACCTTGGCCGCACTGCAGTGGTCCCGAGTTTCCTGCGTACTCTGTCGTTCGCCTATGCTCGTTTTCGACAGGTATCCTTTAGTGGACGGTACGTTCTTCCTGTCACCGAGGCAACATTCACCCGCTTGTGCAGAGGTAACTTCAATCTTCGAGTAATCTTTTGGTATTTCTTCAGCTAGCCAGTTAGGTTATGCGATTAATCGTAACGACAATCGGATGTCGAATTTGGAGGCACCAAGCCAAACACCGTGAACTCTAATCAATCTGATCCGCCGTTCCAACGACCGTTGTTTCAGGTGAAGGTCGAAGGTCGTACGCAATTCTTGTCAGCGGTGTGCATGAGTTGCCTGGAAGGCAGCGGTGGCCAGCCTGTTCGTTGTCGTTGCTGCACTCAGCCGTGGGACGGATCTAGTTTAGTTCTTGGAACGATGTACAGCTACGATATCTTTGCTGCCATGCCCTGTTGCACGGAGCGACTCAAGGTAAGCCGACTCTTTTCCTATCGGTTAGAAGAAATAACGCTGTTCagtaatcacctaatcacctaattaAAAAGATTTCGTGCAAACGAGGATACACGGCAGATATATTTAACGTTAGAATACGCGATTGTTTGTTACAGTGCAACAGCTGCCAGAAACCTCTGATCTATCCGCACCAACGGTTGAATTTCTATTCGGACTACAGCCGTGTTTTCGCCTGCCCGCATTGCAGAGCCGTGGACGCCCATTTCGTGAAACCGCTCTCGATCTGCTTCACCCGCGAGCAGTTTCAGCTTTACAGCCAGTGGCCGTAACCATTAGAGAACTTAGCTAACCGGCGTCCAAGCACCTCGGCTGACCCGTGTCCCCACTTCTTCGACCCATTGATCTCTCTACTGCGAGCGACCTTGCTCTAGATTCTAGATCCTCCATCAACACCACTCGTCGATCATTTTAATTCGTTACCGCAACCTCATCGATTGGAAGAAAGAGTACGAAGCGCCGAATTTACTCCAGCACCTGACACTTTGCTCTGGTCTCGCCTTCATTCGAgtccaaaaaatatttatttttcctttGTGAAACAGatcaatttttaagttactCTTTTTTACTTTACTCTTTTCTTTTCAGATCGGACAAGTACGCGATACATTTCGATTTCGAAGCTCGCGTTCGTAATTCGATAGATCAACAATACCGAGAGTCGTTCGAAACCGAAATTTCTCCGATACTTGTCCTCTATTATCAACGAAATCATCGAGTTCGAAgcgaaattttctttttcttcttttctcttctttGTTGCTCGATTCGAATCAACGACGAAGAGGATAATACCTTGGTAGCGGATGGAGGACCGGAAGTATGTCAGGTACCGGATCAATTTTTGTAACAGCGATATCGTTTAAGCTTTTTCTTTTTACTATGTCGACAGTACGGTTATGTATGTACGTTAGTAGAACGCGAAGGACGGTTACGAGCTCGTCGATGGGTTCGATCGACGAGTCTCGACGACGCGTATCGAGGCCCATTACCGATTCGACGAAACTCGAATTCGTCGACAAGAATCCAGGCTACGGATTATCGTCAGTATTATCGATAAGAACGAGAAGAAAAACGAAACGAGACTTTGTTCTCCCTATAAATTTCGCTTTTGTGTTAGCAAAAATTTATGCGTAGGAATTGTATTTTCTAGCAAAAGAAACAACGTGAGTTTCTTTCCGTTTTCGTTTAGAATATTTTTCGCGCGTCTATTAGCGGAATTGAAACTGCGAGTTTGACAACAGATGCAAGAATTCTTTAGTAATAGTAGGATAGGTGgttgtaaattaatttcattcgaAAAAGTATATCGTTGCGCCTCCGATTTTTTTATCGTCGTGCTTTAGCTGATAAGAAAGTTCGAACAATTACgtttaaattgaagaaatgtTCCGCGATCGCGTCGTCGACGCGTCCGTCCCATTTCCGCGCTCGAACCGAACGATTTTTTCTTCCGATCGTTCGATGATCGTGTTATCGTCCCTCGCGTTCCCATAAATCGCGTCGCGTTCAAGGGTGGATTAAGAGAAAGGATTGCGGAGACAAAAGATAAAACGACGAGAACgataatattatgaaatatatatatatatgacgtTAGGACGCGGAAATGGAaaagaaataaacaaaaaaagtcAGACTTCCCTTTCTTTTGTACGAATAAAGTAGGTATGTACGTGAAAAtgggaaaaggaaaaaaagataATGACGATGAGGAAAAAGCGCCACTCTTAAAAGAACAATGAGGGGGGAAGAGATATTATGAACTATCGTTTGTTACTTAGATAATCGAGAACGttgttttttttacattttattagttTATACGTTTACGGCGGCCATGTTGATTTTGTTTAAGGATCTACGACTCATTCGATGGGTTTCACGTTGATCGGCCGGGCGCCCGACGACTTTCCAAGCTTCGACAAATCCGCTCTCCTTCCCTATTCCCCGATACTCGGACAATAATTTTAGTCGTCCACGAACCGATTATACGAACGTTaagattttacttttattttcgtCTCCTTGTTTCCTCTTGATTTTAACACGCGTGTTCCTCTCGTAAACCATCGAAGCGCGATCGGAAGTTGCGGGCGCCCGAGGTAGCCAGTGTAAATACGTAATTAAGAGCGAGAGAGGCGAGAATGAGAAACACGAAACATTCGAGAGGTAGGTTGctagagagagcgagagaaagagggggagagagagagagagagagtgtgtgtgtgtgtgtgcgtgtgagcGCGAGAGAGAATAAAAGGACGAAAGAAAAAGTGGAAAATCTTGGTTCTTTCTGGCGATGCTGGTCGTTGCTGTCCATCAATAGCGGCCGTCCCACAAACAGACCGCCCACCGTTTTTCCCAAGGTAGTATAGTCGATCGTGTACCTTCTTTATGTTACTGCGATTTAAGAAAAAGGACAAAAAAATGATACAAGGAAGAAAAAGAGTATACTTAATCCATTTATACGTCGGGAAGTAAGtgtatttaggagattttaTATATTGTCCCAGTAGTATTTTAGCGAAAATTCGATTCTCTCGAACGATTTTGATTAGCGAATTCTTGCGTTCGCGTGTATGATCGTGCGAATGACAGCGCGTGGTTGTGTTTTTATTTCTCCGTTCGTTTTCCAGAGGAACGTTCGAGAAAGAGTGCTTGGCATATTCGAGGGAATTCGTGAAATCGAGCACGCTACGAATACGGTTTGTTGAAAGTCGTGGTCAAACTTGAAAAGTCAGTACTAAATAGCAAGCAGGATTATAAGAGGTACGACGAAAATTTGTGATTCCAATTTCGAATCCTCTATTTCGATGCTCGAGAAAGGTTAAGTCTTGTTTGTTTCGTAGCGTACCGTATATCCATGCTGGAAGTTTGATCGCAATTTCGTTCAACGCATCGTGTACGATTTAATCGACGAGAGAATATAATAATCGATTGAGTGACGGAGCGTGCGAATTAGCGTGAATCGATCGAGAGAAAGATGCAAAGCACAAGTGGAG
The nucleotide sequence above comes from Megachile rotundata isolate GNS110a chromosome 13, iyMegRotu1, whole genome shotgun sequence. Encoded proteins:
- the heca gene encoding hdc homolog, cell cycle regulator isoform X8, whose product is MSGKFLPADASDFSEWSAFAIRRQNFGRFASSRCNARNDRQTDRLKFQGWTRLAFEEALTSCSPDACSACWQSCGANGIFSRRLDFSAFNSLPRTKLNSYHIKMEDEGNHGNDDTRCFILSTLAALQWSRVSCVLCRSPMLVFDRYPLVDGTFFLSPRQHSPACAEVKVEGRTQFLSAVCMSCLEGSGGQPVRCRCCTQPWDGSSLVLGTMYSYDIFAAMPCCTERLKCNSCQKPLIYPHQRLNFYSDYSRVFACPHCRAVDAHFVKPLSICFTREQFQLYSQWP
- the heca gene encoding hdc homolog, cell cycle regulator isoform X9, producing the protein MDPLGLRGSFNQLQPGCVQRLLAKLRCKRNLFASAGLQRVQQPAAYQVELLPHQGESSTNSPIEDRDRDKINGIHMEDEGNHGNDDTRCFILSTLAALQWSRVSCVLCRSPMLVFDRYPLVDGTFFLSPRQHSPACAEVKVEGRTQFLSAVCMSCLEGSGGQPVRCRCCTQPWDGSSLVLGTMYSYDIFAAMPCCTERLKCNSCQKPLIYPHQRLNFYSDYSRVFACPHCRAVDAHFVKPLSICFTREQFQLYSQWP